The genomic interval TTCGCCGAACTGCGCGACTACGGCAAAGAGATCGGTTTCAAATGGGTCGAGTCGAATCCGCTGGTGAGGTCGTCGTATCACGCGGCGGAGCAGGTGAGGGCGTTGAGTGTGGTGCATCGGAAGTTGTATGGGGAGAGAGTGGAGAATTAGAGGATTAGAGGATTAGAGAATTGGAGACTGGAGATTGAGACTCCCGCTGGCGAATCGTCGGCGGGAGTTTTTGGTTTCTCGGTTTGAATTGAGCGTATAATTTGTACAAAGGTAGTTGGGCTTCGTCGCCCATATGAGTTGGGTCTTATCAACACAATGAAAAAGTCAAACAGTTCTGCCAGATTAATTATCGTTTGTGGTCTGCCTGGCTCAGGAAAGACAACTTTGGCAAAGTGCCTTGAGGATGACCTGCACGCTGTTCGCCTATCGCCAGACGAGTGGATGGATGCGCTCTCCATTGATCTTTATGACGAAGAAACTCGAGCAAGGATTGAATCGCTCCAATGGAAGTTAGGTCAACGACTGCTTGAACTTGGTCTTGTGGTCATTATTGAATGGGGAACATGGGGAAAATCTGAGCGTGATGCATTGCGTGAAGGCGCTCGTAATCTTGGCGCTGCTGTCGAACTGCACTACCTGTATGCGCCTCCTGAAATTCTTTTCGAGCGCATTCAGCGCCGAAACATGGAGAATCCACCAATAAAACGTGAAGATGTTTTGCGGTGGGCAGAGATGATTCAGGTTCCAACGGAAGAAGAAATGAGCTTGTTTGACCCTGCGAGTGAATGCAAGCAAAATTTGGAAACATTTTTTCATGAAGACGCAGTAAAACAAACGCGCAGTGGACGATGAGGATTCTACTTTAATTAGACTGCCTAAGAAAGCGTTAGGCAGAAGAATCGCTTACGAACTAACAAATGATCTTACCCAAAAAACGAGACCCTCGATTCATCACCACCCGTCGCGGCGGGACGCTCA from Candidatus Defluviilinea gracilis carries:
- a CDS encoding ATP-binding protein; amino-acid sequence: MKKSNSSARLIIVCGLPGSGKTTLAKCLEDDLHAVRLSPDEWMDALSIDLYDEETRARIESLQWKLGQRLLELGLVVIIEWGTWGKSERDALREGARNLGAAVELHYLYAPPEILFERIQRRNMENPPIKREDVLRWAEMIQVPTEEEMSLFDPASECKQNLETFFHEDAVKQTRSGR